A genomic stretch from Onychostoma macrolepis isolate SWU-2019 chromosome 02, ASM1243209v1, whole genome shotgun sequence includes:
- the penka gene encoding proenkephalin a yields the protein MALTVNWWTLALSACLVLTVSAECGRDCALCVYRLFRQQREIDTLTCSSQCEGTVDSRKLEICKNILSEEDRFAMDNFKQEEESADHLLTKKYGAFMKRYGGFMIKKAAEIGMGAPAENDGTEAISKKYGGFMKKDKAEGGAEDQQVELLREILRVGLTSESDEQHDGDMVKRYGGFMRSVQGLGEAGRDLHKRYGGFMRRVGRPDWLENQKSSGFLKRTWEDGGETSLPNLQKRYGGFMD from the exons ATGGCGTTAACTGTGAACTGGTGGACTCTGGCTTTGAGCGCCTGTCTCGTGCTGACTGTTAGTGCCGAATGCGGCAGAGACTGCGCGCTCTGCGTTTACCGGCTGTTCCGTCAACAGAGAGAGATCGACACACTG ACCTGCTCATCACAGTGTGAAGGGACAGTGGACTCCAGAAAACTAGAAATCTGCAAAAACATCCTCAGTGAAGAGGATCGCTTTGCAATGGACAACTTCAAACAAGAGGAAGAGAGTGCAGACCATCTTCTCACCAAAAAATATGGTGCATTCATGAAGCGTTATGGGGGCTTCATGATTAAGAAAGCAGCAGAGATTGGCATGGGAGCCCCAGCTGAGAATGACGGCACAGAAGCCATTAGTAAGAAATATGGAGGCTTTATGAAGAAGGACAAGGCAGAAGGTGGAGCGGAAGACCAACAGGTGGAGCTGCTGAGAGAGATCCTCAGGGTCGGTCTCACCTCAGAGTCAGATGAGCAGCATGACGGAGACATGGTCAAGCGCTATGGGGGATTCATGAGGAGTGTACAGGGTCTAGGGGAGGCAGGGAGAGACTTGCACAAGAGATACGGGGGGTTTATGCGCAGAGTGGGCAGGCCTGACTGGTTGGAGAACCAGAAAAGCAGTGGGTTTCTGAAACGCACTTGGGAGGATGGAGGCGAGACTTCCCTGCCCAACTTGCAGAAGAGATACGGCGGATTCATGGATTAG